The Astatotilapia calliptera chromosome 14, fAstCal1.2, whole genome shotgun sequence genome includes a region encoding these proteins:
- the LOC113036552 gene encoding extracellular calcium-sensing receptor-like has translation MIFAIEEINNDPALLPNISLGYRILNSCASSTNTLRAALTLASGAEEASATSHCPPAISALIADSGSSQSIAVAGILGPFHMPIISYSSTCACLSDRTKYPTFFRTIPSDYYLAKALAALVKHFGWQWIGAIQSDNDYGRNGILAFKEEVEKFGVCVAFVASVLRTYTRDTFLEVVEIIKQSSVKVILAYSSEGDFYPLMQEIVNQNITGIQWISCVAWITAPRPSTPEIHRSFGGTLGFVMQKMAIPKLKHFLTSISPYTDPNAPFVKDFWEIIMGCTPVLPGVHAATEDTTKRCTGNETLMNSEHDFFNVTELRVTYNVYKAVYATAHALHQLIFCQPVGAQTVKRCLNLSEIQPKEVSKKLQKVNFTNQFGDEVFFDEDGNPPASYDAINWQLINGKVQHVTLGHLTFAANGDYKLSIEEEKIVWRTGKTMPTSVCSNVCPVGTRKAQIQGKPICCFDCVPCADGTVANSTGAADCTPCPKEYWSNERKDDCIPRTIEFLKYHEPMGIALTLVSLLGASLSLATMVVFINYRETPVIKASNFELSSFLLFSLFLCFLCPLTFLGQPTVWTCMLRHTAFGVTFALCISCVLGKTIVVVTAFKATFPGNKIAGKFGHAQQRVIICSCTLIQVVICVLWLTLSPPYPHTLFTYSNRMIVLECKTGSEFAFYAVMGNIGILAIICLILAFMARKLPDNFNEAKLITFSLLIFCAVWITFIPAYISSPGKFTVAVEIFAILSSAFGLLICIFAPKCYIILLKPEKNTKKHVMGKTTS, from the exons ATGATATTTGCCATTGAAGAAATCAACAACGATCCTGCTCTGCTTCCAAACATATCTCTTGGCTATAGGATCCTTAACTCTTGTGCATCTTCTACAAATACTTTACGTGCTGCTCTAACGCTGGCTAGTGGAGCAGAGGAGGCAAGTGCGACTTCTCATTGCCCTCCAGCTATATCTGCCCTCATAGCAGATTCTGGGTCATCTCAGTCAATAGCTGTGGCTGGAATTCTTGGACCATTTCATATGCCAATA aTCAGCTACTCCTCAACGTGTGCTTGTCTGAGTGACAGAACTAAATATCCTACATTTTTTAGAACAATCCCCAGCGACTACTACCTTGCAAAAGCTTTGGCTGCACTGGTCAAACATTTTGGATGGCAGTGGATTGGAGCCATACAGTCAGACAATGATTATGGACGTAATGGAATTCTTGCCTTTAAAGAGGAGGTTGAAAAGTTTGGGgtttgtgttgcttttgttgCATCAGTTCTACGCACGTACACAAGAGATACATTTCTAGAAGTTGtggaaataataaaacagtCATCTGTCAAAGTAATTTTAGCTTATTCTTCTGAAGGTGACTTTTATCCTTTGATGCAAGAGATTGTGAACCAGAACATTACAGGAATTCAGTGGATTTCTTGTGTGGCTTGGATAACAGCACCTCGACCATCCACACCTGAAATACATAGATCCTTTGGTGGAACTCTGGGATTTGTAATGCAGAAGATGGCTATTCCTAAACTTAAACACTTTCTTACAAGTATTAGTCCTTATACAGATCCCAATGCACCTTTCGTGAAGGATTTCTGGGAGATTATCATGGGCTGCACACCTGTTTTGCCAGGGGTACATGCAGCTACTGAGGACACAACCAAAAGATGTACAGGCAATGAAACATTAATGAATTCCGAGCATGATTTCTTCAATGTCACAGAGCTCAGAGTGACTTATAATGTCTATAAAGCAGTTTATGCTACTGCACATGCTCTGCATCAGCTGATATTCTGCCAACCAGTTGGAGCACAAACAGTAAAGCGATGTTTAAACCTGTCAGAAATTCAGCCCAAGGAG GTCAGTAAAAAGTTACAAAAGGTGAATTTCACAAATCAGTTTGGTGATGAGGTGTTTTTTGATGAGGATGGCAATCCTCCTGCTTCTTATGATGCCATTAACTGGCAGTTGATAAATGGAAAAGTGCAACATGTGACACTTGGTCATTTGACATTTGCTGCAAATGGTGATTACAAGCTCAGCATCGAGGAGGAAAAGATAGTGTGGAGGACAGGGAAAACA ATGCCCACATCGGTGTGTTCGAATGTTTGCCCAGTTGGAACCAGAAAAGCTCAAATTCAGGGAAAACCTATATGTTGTTTTGACTGTGTACCCTGTGCTGATGGAACTGTAGCCAACTCAACAG GTGCAGCAGACTGCACACCTTGTCCAAAGGAATACTGGTCCAATGAGAGAAAAGATGATTGCATTCCTAGAACTATTGAGTTTCTGAAATATCATGAGCCCATGGGTATAGCTCTAACACTTGTATCCCTGTTAGGGGCCTCTCTCTCCTTGGCCACAATGGTGGTTTTTATCAACTACAGAGAAACTCCTGTGATAAAAGCCAGCAACTTTGAGCTGAgctctttcttattgttttctctttttctgtgttttctctgtcctctcactTTTCTTGGTCAACCAACAGTCTGGACATGCATGCTGCGCCACACCGCTTTTGGTGTGACATTTGCCCTTTGCATTTCCTGTGTCTTGGGAAAAACCATTGTTGTTGTCACAGCCTTCAAAGCCACATTTCCTGGCAACAAAATTGCTGGAAAGTTTGGTCATGCACAACAAAGAGTCATCATTTGCTCCTGCACTTTGATTCAAGTGGTAATATGTGTGTTATGGCTGACTTTAAGCCCACCTTACCCACATACGTTGTTCACATACAGCAATAGGATGATTGTTCTGGAATGTAAAACAGGATCTGAgtttgctttttatgcagtgaTGGGAAATATTGGGATCCTTGCAATCATTTGTTTGATCCTTGCATTTATGGCAAGAAAACTTCCTGATAATTTCAATGAAGCCAAATTGATCACATTCAGCCTGCTGATATTCTGTGCTGTGTGGATTACATTCATCCCAGCATACATCAGCTCTCCTGGAAAGTTCACTGTAGCTGTAGAAATATTTGCAATTTTGTCTTCAGCTTTTGGCttattaatttgtatttttgcaccCAAGTGTTACATAATATTACTTAAGCCAGAAAAAAATACCAAGAAACATGTCATGGGCAAAACTACaagctaa